One Gammaproteobacteria bacterium genomic window, GGCGGCGGTCAGCCGGGAAAGGACGTGGATGACGGCGACGTGAAAACCCCGCCGCCGTAGACGGCGCTCAGCCGCGGCGGAAGCCGCGCAGCAGCGTCACGATTTCTTCGCGGTTTTCGGCGTGGCTGGATTTGGCCTGCAGGGCTTCGGCGTAGCCGAGGGAATCCAGGCCGCTGAAGAACTTCATCACAGCGTTGTTGCCGGCTTCGATGGTCACCGATACATCGGCGCCGTGAGCCAGCAGGAAACGCACGACATCAGGTTCGTTGTAGAGGATGGCCTCGTGCAGCGGCGTGTGCCCGGTCAGGCTGCGCTGGTTAAGGTCACATCCCAGTGCAATCAGGTGGCCGGCGGTTGCCAGCACACGATGCGGGTCGAAACCTTCGACACCATAGCCACGCAAGGTCTGGCCGAGTGCGTTGACGTCGCGGTCCATAACCGGGCAGCTGGTCCAGGACTCGACCCGCCAGCCGGCCAGCGTGCGCGGCAGCAGTGGAACCCTGTCACTGGCAGAGAAACTCAGCACCGTGTTGGCGTCGGCCTTGTACACCATGGTTACGGCCATCGCGGTATAGCCAATCGTACCGAGCACAGCTGCGGCCGTCACAGTCATTAAGAGTTTCTTCAGCATCCTCAAGATTCCTTTCAGTGAAGTGCGCGAACAATACCGCAGCACACCAGTTTTGTCTGCGAACCAATACTAAATATCGTCATAAAACGTGCCGGCTTTAGACATTCTGTTAAGTCAAAAACACGTAGTTGCTGCAGTTGAAAGTAGAACATTCACCCGCAGGGCGACCTGTTATGTTGAATTACAACTGTCTTTGATGGACGATTCAGCAGGCGCATGGGAGGGCTTATGAATACACCGCTCATTGAATCGCCGGCCGGCGTGATGACCGTGCTGATCGCCGTGGTCGGATTCTGGTTCTGGCTGGAGAAGGCCACGCGATGGAAAGTGTTCAACTACCTGCCGCCGCTGATATTCATCTATGCAACACCGGTTTTCCTGTCGAACCTGGGCCTGATCCCGTTCAAGAACGGTGCGTACGACTTCCTGCGTACCTACGGGCTGCCGTTGTTTATTGTGCTGATGCTGATAAAGGTCGACGTCGTCGGCGCGGTGCGCATCATGGGCAAGGGCGTGTTCGTCATGCTGATTGGCAGCATCGGCGTCGTGCTCGGCGGGGTGGTGGCGTACACGCTTGGCCAGCTGCTGACCACGCCGGACGGCTTTGTCCTGAAGTTCCCGTTACCCGAGGACAGCTGGAAGGCTTTCGGCACGCTGTCGGGCAGCTGGATCGGAGGTACCGGCAACATGACAGCAGCGCATGCTGCACTGGACGGTACCGGCGAGCACATGACAATGGCCGCTGCCGCAGACCAGCTGGTGTACCTGGTGTGGCTGCCGATACTGCTCGGTTCGAAAGCCTTTGCCGAGCGCTTTAATCGCTGGGCCCGCGTGTCGCCTGATCGCATTGCCATGATGGACCAGGCTGCTGCGGAGCTGGACCACAGCGAGGATGCGCCCACCATGACCTCGCTGCTTTACCTGGCACTGCTGGCGCTGGCCATTACCTGGGTATCGATGGCGCTGTCAGACAAGCTGCCGCCCGTTTACCTTGCCGGCGCACAGGTGATCAGCGCCAGCACCTGGCTGATCCTGCTGGTGACCACATTCGCCCTTGTGGCATCGACTACGCCGGCGCGCTCGCTGCCGGCTGCACACCCGATCGCCATGGCAATAATCTATGTGTACGTCGCGCGTATCGGTGCAACGATGGACCTGAGCAACGCCAGTCTCGAATCCATCGGTGCCTTTGCCCTGATGGCCTACGTGTGGATTTTTATTCACGGCGCATTCGTGCTGGCGGCCGCCTGGTTTTTCCGTGTCGACGTGCACACATTGGCGATTGCTTCGGCCGCCAACATTGGTGGTGCCGCGTCTGCACCGATTGTCGCGGCACATCACCGCGAATCGCTGGTGCCCGCATCCATACTGATGGCGATGATCGGTTACGCACTGGGCAATTACCTGGCGATACTCACCGGCAGGCTGGGGCAGGTATTGGGCTGACGTCAGTCGTCGTTGCCGGGCTGAAATGCCGACTGCAGATCTTTCTGCGTTTGTGGCGGTACCGGGTCGTAGTGACTGAAGTTCATCGTGTAGGAGCCTTCGCCGCCCGTGATGGATTTCAGCCGCGACTGGTAATCGTTCAGTTCAGCCAGCGGTACCTGACCGGCAATAGCCACTTCGCCACTCGGCCGCACGGTGTTGCCGCTGATGCGGCCACGACGCGCTGACAGGTCACCGGCGATATCGCCCATGGAATCGCTCGGGGCCAGGATCTCGATATTAACGATGGGTTCAAGCAAAACCGGTTTGGCCTTGCTGACCGCCCCGGTAAAGGCCTTTTTGCCGGCTGCTACAAAAGCGACTTCCTTGGAATCGACCGGGTGGTGTTTGCCGTCGTAAACGGTGACCCGGATATCCTGCAGCGGAAAACCGGCGACCGCCCCTTCCGCAAGCACCTGGCGGACCCCTTTTTCAACCGCCGGAATAAACTGTGATGGTATCGAGCCGCCTACGACCTTGTTCTTGAACTCAAAGCCCTCATCGCGTGCGAGCGGCTCTATGCGCAGGAAGACTTCACCAAACTGGCCGGCACCGCCGGTCTGTTTCTTGTGACGGTGATGCCCTTCCGCACTGGTGCGAATGGTCTCGCGGTACGGAATGCTCGGGGGGTGAGTCTCTATCTCAACGTTGTAGCGCTCCTTCATGCGCTCCATCACGATGCGCAGATGCAGCTCTCCCATACCGCGCAGCACAGTCTCGTTTGCCACGGCGTTGTGCTCGATTACCAGGGTCGGGTCTTCCGCCGCCAGCTTGTGCAGCGCTTCGGAAATCTTCTGTTCGTCACCACGGCGTGTCGGCTCGATGGCCAGGCCATACATCGGCGGTGGCGCTGCAGCTGGTTCGAGGTGGTAATTATCTTCGTCGTGCGAATCGTGCAGCACCGAATCGAATTCGATCTCGTCAATCTTGGCTACGGCGCGTATGTCGCCGGGGATGCCACGTGATACTTCTACGTGCTCCTTGCCCTGCAGCGCCAGCAGATGCGCCACCTTGAACGGCTTGCGGGCATCGCCGATGTACAGCTGTGTATTTGGTGTGATCGTGCCCTGGTGGATACGGAAGATGCCGAGCTTGCCGACAAACGGGTCGACGGTTACCTTGAACACGTGCGCCAGCGCGTGCTTGTCGGGGTCAGGCGCAACATCGACGGGAACGGCTTCGCTGCCTTCGCCCTTGAGAAAATGCGGTGGATTGCCTTCCATCGGGTTTGGCATCAACTTTTCAAAAACATTCAGCAGTTGCTTCACGCCGACACCGGTCTCGGCCGAAGTAAAACAGATCGGCACCAGGTGTCCCGAACGCAGCGCCTGCTCGAAGGGATCGTGCAGCTGCTCCAGACTCAGTTCTTCGCCCTGTTCCAGGTAGATCTCCATCAGTTTTTCGTCGACCTCGACAACCTGGTCGATCATCTCGGTATGAGCGGCCGCCACCGAGGCGAAGTCGGTTTCTTCCTCTGACATCTCGAAAAAGCAGTCGGCAACTTTGGAGCCACCGCCAGCCGGCAGGTTCAGCGGCAGGCATTCATTGCCGAATACTTCTCTCACCTGTCGCAATACGCCGTGCAGGTCGGCATCGGGCGCGTCGATCCGGTTGATAATCACCATGCGGCACATACCGTATCCTGCGGCTGCCTCCATGATGCGCTGTGTCGAAAGCTCCACGCCCGACTGCGCGTTGACCACAACTGCGACGGTCTCGGCGGCCGGCAGTACTGCGATTGAGCGGCCGAGGAAATCGGGGTAACCCGGCGTGTCGATCAGGTTTACGTGGATATTATCGTGGTCAAAGTGACACAGTGAAGTTTCCAGCGAGTGACCGAGTTCTTTTTCCTTCGGGTCAAAGTCGCACACCGTAGTGCCGCGACTGAGTTCACCTTTGCTGGGGATGGCACCGGCTGCTTCCAGCAACGATTCGGCCAGCAGGGTTTTTCCGGCGCCGGCATGGCCGGCGAGCACAATGTTGCGAATTTGCTGCGAGGTGTATTTGCTCACTCTTGTCTCTTCAGATAGTTCGATAACGGCGGGTCGCGCCACCCCCTGACGCGAACAGTCAATACTACGCTGCGCGCACACGGTCGCCAAGATTCCCCGGTGCCGCTTGACGCAGCGCGGAAAATCCGGGCAAAGTAGTGCGGAAACGTGATCATGGTCACGAAATACCCTGTTTTTTCAGGCATATACTCGGAACAGGGTGTTTACCGCGGAGTCTAAACAGGCAATGGGTGACAAGACCAGGGTAGTTACAGTCGCGAACCTGCGTGAGTTCTTTCACGACTCACTGGATGCCGCGCTCGCCAATCAGCGGGTAGCAGCGGCAGACCAGACTGCCTATTACATCGTCAACCTGCTTACACTATTTTCGCGGTCCGAAGAACTCTACGACGAAGCAGACGCTGGTGGTCGCTCGATCCGTCCGCTCGCTTTCATGCTGGCCGATGCCCTCGAAGCCAACTCGGTACATGACCGTGACCGCGCATTGCGCAGGCTCGGCGATGTTGCGCTTTTCATGGCTGGCTTTTTTGCGCACAGTTTCAGCCGCCGGCTGGTCGACGTCGACTACTACATCTCGATGGGCGGCGGTGCCTATGGCCATCTTTCCGAGAGCACCCGCGATTTTTCCGCTTTCCGCGAAGTCTTTGTCGAATTGGCGGAGAAGTTTCCCGCTTTTGTCGATGTATTGAATGAAGTCAGCGCGATGGCGTGCGGCAATAATGACGAAGACGTGTTGCGGTTGTACGAGATCTGGATACGTACCGGCAGCCCACGGGCGGCGGCGCAGTTGCGCTGCCTGGGTGTAGAGCCCAGTTTCTTTGCGGTAAGCCTGAGCTCCCAGTGAACGCTCAGGCCAATCTGCCGGGCGGCATCCAGCAGCTGTTGCAACAGATCTACGATGTGTCGGCCGGACATGATGTGGCCGATTTCCTGATCACCGACCGCGGCCTGGCTGACGCGCTGCACGGCGCCGCGGGCCATCGCGCGGTTAAGGAAAAACTTCTGGTCGCCGAAGATGGCGAGTATGTCGACCTGAGTCTTTACCTGGATGCCGGTCTGCTGCGACGTTTGCAGGCGCGCAATCCACTGGTCGACCTGCATCATCTCAACCTGGCGGATTTCTGCCTGGTCGTCGAAGGCATCAGCCATTTTCTGTACCTGGCCTGGAATGCACGCCACGACAAGAGCGTCACGCTCATGGAGCTGGAGATGCAGGCCGAAATCGACAAGTTCGTCATGGCGCTGCACCTGCTGTCGCGCCAGGGAGCTGGCGATGCCGGCGAGCTGCATCGCCGCCTGTTCGACACGCCGCGTTTCGATCCACAGCTCGGTGAGCAGGCGCTGGAGCGCTATCGTCACGCCAGCATGTACGCCGGCAAATACTGCAGGGCGCTGTATCGCCGCTTTCTGCGCCGGGTACGGCGGCCGGGAATGCTGTGTGAGCTGCGGCGGTTTTACCGGCTGCCGCAATCCGCCAAGATACGCCATATAGAAGACGCTTTCTGCGCCGCCGGCTGAATCGCGCCCGCGCTTAAACCCCGGGGGGGCGAGGTGCATCCTACCTCTGTAACCGAACCACGGAGAGAGCTCATGCGTACCCTGTCATTACTGGTTATCGGATTGTTGTGCGGTGCGAGCGCCCACGGCTGGGAGCAGTGCAAATACGAAGCTGTCAGCAGCGACAGCATCAGGCTGGGTCGCGCGAAGCTGGTCGAGATCAACGCGCTGGCCGGATCTCTGGAGGTTGTCGGCGAGAAAGGCGCAAAACAGATCACGGTTGATGCGACGGCCTGCGCAACCAAAGAGGCGCTGCTCGACGACGTGCAGTGGGGCCTGAAGAGCAAGGGCCGGAAAATTATTCTCGACACTGATTTGCCGCGCGACTACACGGACGACTATGCAGCGCTCAACCTGGTCGTCACGGTGCCGGCAGGCATCGATGTCAATATCGACGACACCAGTGGCTCGATGAAAGTACGGCGCGTCGGCGCGCTGGAAGTGCGTGACCGGTCCGGCAGCATCACGATTATTGATGCCGGTGGCGCGGTGACCATAGACGATTCTTCCGGCTCGATAACGGTCGAAAATGTGCGTGGCAACCTGCGCGTCGATGACAGCTCTGGCTCCATCGATATCGAAGAGGTAACCGGCTCGGTGCTGGTCAAGGATGGTTCCGGCAGTATCCGGATAGATGATGTCGGCGGTAGCGTCGAAATTGTCGACGATGGTTCCGGGTCTATCTCGGTTGCCGATGTCGGCGGCGATTTCCTGGTGGGCGACGACGGCAGCGGCAGTATTTCCCATCGCCGTGTAGCCGGCACTGTGCGTCTACCCGACTGATTCTTCCAGGGCGGCGATGAATGTCGCGGGCTCGGGTCGTATCCGGTAGTTGTCGGTCTGGTCCGCAAGCACAATGCGGCCAGCGCTGTCGATAACGATGGCAGTAGGCAAAACGCTTTCCGAGCGGTAACCAAGCAGCTGCATGCCAAAGGGCAGGGCGTGCTGCCATGCAATCCCCAGCTGGCGCGCGATGGCGTTATTGCGGTCTACGACAAAACGCATGGGCGCATCAAAGCGCCGCGCCAGCCGGGCTGTTTTTTCGGGCGACTGCGAGCTGATCAGCACAACTTCGATGTCGCGCTCGGCAAGCTGCCGATAGCTGGCGGCAATTTCCCTGACCTGCGCCATACACAGCGGGCACCAGTTGCCGCGAAAAAACAGCAGCACCGCGGGCCTGCCGGCCAGGTCTGCCGGGCTGAAGCTGTCGCCAGTGCTGTCGACAGCGCTGAAGTCAGGCAGTTTTCGGCCTGGTTGCAAGGCGCCGGCCGGCGATCGGCTGAACTGTGAATACCACAACAGGTAAATCAGGTAACCGACCAGCGCGACGATGCCCATCACCCCGGCGACGCTGTTGTTCGCGAAGAATCCGTAGGCGGCGATAACCGCCCCAGTGGCGGTGAGCGCAGTTGTCGTTGGCAGCCAGCGATGTGAGCGTGGCAGGTTTTTCAGCAGCAGCAGGCGCGAAAAAAGCACCGCCATCGGCAGGTGGGCGAGGGCCGCGCCCGACCAGGCAAGGTCAAAACCGCGCTGTAACGCCAGCAAAGCCGTCAGCGCACCGGCAAATATATAGGCGGCATAGACGCTGATAAAAATCGACTTGAGCAGGTTCGAGCTCATCTGGCATATTCTAGCGCCGCCATCTCGCCCCGGAGCAGGAAATGCTGAATAGAACACTACTGGCACTGTGCGCCGCACTACTGATGATTGCTGCTTCGCATGCGGCCCACCATCGCGGCGACACGCACGCGATCCAGGCCACCCTGACACGACTGGCTGTTGGCCAGCATCGTTCTGCCGCCAATGTGGCGCGCAATCAGTTCCGGCACCCGGTAGAGACGCTGATGTTCTTTGGTATACGTCCGGACATGACCGTTGTGGAGGTATCGCCGGGCGGTGGCGGCTGGTACACGGAAATATTGGCGCCGTTTCTGCGCGAGTCAGGTGCATACTACGCCGGCAGCTACGATCCCGAGTCGGAGCGCGAGTATTACCGTCGCAATGCAGTGCGGTACCAGGAGAAGCTGGCTGCGCACCCGGAGCATTACGATCGGGTCAAGGTGACAGTCTTTGCACCGCCCGGGCATGTCGATCCGGCACCGGCAGGGTCAGCTGACCTGGTCCTTACGTTTCGCAACACGCACAACTGGCTACGCAGCGAAGGGGCTGCAGAAGCAGCCTTCGCCGGGTTTCATCGGATGCTCAAGCCCGGTGGGGTGTTGGGAGTGGTGCAGCATCGCGCCAGACCGGGTACGCCGCTGGATGCCGCAAAAGGCTATATCACCGAGGCGAAGGTAGTCGGCCTGGCGGAAGCCGCCGGGTTTCGCCTGGCAGCAAAAAGCGAAATAAACGCCAACCCGAAGGACACCGCAGATCACCCCGAGGGCGTCTGGACGCTGCCGCCGTCATTGCGGCTGAAAGATGTGGATCGCGAAAAGTACATGGCTATCGGCGAAAGCGACCGGATGACGCTCAGGTTCGTACGCGAATGAGGTGATCTGGCTGGTTGCAGGGCTGATCGGCGTCATCGTGGTGGCGCTGTACACTGCTGCCGTAAACCGCGAGTTCCTGCGTTGTCCGCATTGCCGCAAGATCGGCAGCTGGCGCTTCGACAATAGCGGCCCGGCGTCCGCTGAATTCGATGCCGACGGTGAACTGGTCGGATCCGTGCAGCCGCAGGTGTGCCGCCGTTGTGGCGAGCAGGTGCTGCAGGAATGGACCGACCACACCGGCCGCACGATTCGCAAAGCCTGACAACGTTTTTGTAAAATCCCGGGCCCCCCGGCGACCAGATTTCCGTGCTATATAGCGTGGCAGGTTGAGTCAAGTGTGCTTGACATCCAGAGTGAAAAATGTAAAGGTAACCTTACATTATTTCAAGGGAGCTTGTCATGGGGTTCAACTTTTCTTCCAGGCCCAATCGCCGCTACCTCATCCGGCTCGGTAGCTCGATGGCTGTAGTGCTGGTCGCTCTCGCCATAGCCCGGTACCTCACGACGAATGCACTCGTTGATGGCCCTCTGGTCTGGGTGCTCGCTCTGATTCCCGGATTTGCCATGCTCGGCGCCTTCTATGCTTTCGGCATGCTGATCATCGAGCAGAAAGATGAATTCATCCGCATGCTGGTTATCCGCCAGTGGATTATCGCCACCGGCATTGCGCTCTCGTTTGCAACAGTCTGGGGGTTCCTTGAGGAGTTTGAGCTCGTCGCGCATCTGAAACCCCTCTATTTCGTGGTCATGTGGTTTGTTGGCTTTGCATTTGGTGGTCTGGTCAACAGGCTCACGCATGGCGCGTGGGGAGAAATGGGTTGAAGAACCGGCTCAAGGTCCTGCGCGCTGAGCGCAACTGGAGGCAAGAGGATCTGGCCCGGCAGCTGGACGTCTCTCGTCAAAGCGTAAACGCAATTGAAACGGGCAAGTACGATCCGTCCTTACCACTCGCGTTCCGCATTGCCGAAGTTTTCGCCTTGCCGATCGAGCAGATCTTTGTGCGCGACCAGGATGACGAATCCGCAAAAACGGTGGCCCAATGACCTGAACGATGACCCTGACGACGCACCCGGGCGGGCGGTAGCCTGCTCAGCCAGCAAGTGCTGAGTCAATTCGCCTCAGAACATCATCACCGAGGCTGACACCGGCGGCGCCGGCATTGTCGATTACCTGCTGTGGCCGGCTGGCGCCGATAATTGCGGACGCGACGTTGTCCTGCTGCAGCACCCATGCCAGCGCCAGCTGTGCCATGGAAAGATCGAGTTCCTTTGCAATGGGCCTGAGACGCTGCACGCCTTCGAGTACACTTTCTTTGGTGAGCCAGCCAATAAACTCGTTCATGCTGTCGTTGGCCGCGCGCGAATCCTGCGGCGGCGGAGATCCGGGCCGGTATTTTCCCGTCAGTACACCCTGGGCCAGCGGTGACCAGACGATCTGGCTGATACCGTTCGCTGCACACAGCGGCATGACTTCCGCCTCGGGATCGCGCCACAGCATTGAGTACTGCGGCTGGCTCGATACAAAGCGCGTCACGTCAGGGATATCGAGCGCCGCCTGTATCTGTTGCGGTCGCCATTCGCTGAAGCCGATATAGCGCGCCTTGCCTGCCGCAACGACTTCGGTCAGCGCCTGCATGGTCTCGTCCAGCGGCGTGTCCTCGTCGTAGCGGTGACACTGGTACAGGTCGACGTAGTCGGTTTGCAGGCGTTGCAGGGAGGCATCGATTTGCTTGTGTATCTGCTGCGCAGACAAGCCGCGATCGGTGTCCGACATCGGAAAGTACAGTTTGGTTGCCAGCACATAGTCGCTGCGCGGGTAAGCTTTTAGTACGTCGCCCAGGAAAGACTCGGCGGCACCCTGCGCGTACACATTGGCTGTGTCAATGAAGTTGATGCCGCAGTCGAAAGCCTGGCTGACACAGGCACGTGCCGTGTCGGCTTCGATTCCGGCACCGTAAGTGAGCCAGGAGCCCAGCGCGATTTCGGACACCTGCAGGTCGCTGCTGCCAAGACGGCGATATTTCATGTATGGGAGTGTAGCGTAGCCGGCAGGCGCGCGCGGTGTGGTCAGGCGAGCTGGGCGATATTGGCTTCGTTGGTCTCTGTTGCGTTTGTCTCCAGCATGTTCAACATCATGGCAGCGTTGAGCGGCCGGCTGAACATGAAACCCTGCATAAAGACACAGCCGCGATTGCGCAACGCATGCGCCTGTTCCATCGTCTCGACGCCTTCTGCAATGACATCGCGCTTCAGCGAGCGAGCCATGGCGATGATTGACGCGGTAATAGCGGCGTCGTCGGGGTCGGTGGTGATGTCCTTCACGAACGAGCGATCGATCTTGATAACGTCGATGGGAAAACGCTTGAGGTAACTGAGCGAGGAATAGCCTGTGCCGAAATCGTCCACCGAGATGTGCATGCCCATGGATTTCAGCTCTGTCAGGGTGAACACCGTATCTTCAGCATTGCGCATGATCGTGCCTTCGGTGAGTTCCAGTTCAAGCGCGGCCGGATCGAGGCCCGATTTCGCCAACGCCTGGGAAACGACCAGCACCAGGGTGTTCTGCCGGAACTGTCGTTCCGACAGGTTGACCGCCATCTTGAACTCGGTAAAGCCGGCGTCATGCCACAACCTGG contains:
- a CDS encoding DUF819 family protein translates to MNTPLIESPAGVMTVLIAVVGFWFWLEKATRWKVFNYLPPLIFIYATPVFLSNLGLIPFKNGAYDFLRTYGLPLFIVLMLIKVDVVGAVRIMGKGVFVMLIGSIGVVLGGVVAYTLGQLLTTPDGFVLKFPLPEDSWKAFGTLSGSWIGGTGNMTAAHAALDGTGEHMTMAAAADQLVYLVWLPILLGSKAFAERFNRWARVSPDRIAMMDQAAAELDHSEDAPTMTSLLYLALLALAITWVSMALSDKLPPVYLAGAQVISASTWLILLVTTFALVASTTPARSLPAAHPIAMAIIYVYVARIGATMDLSNASLESIGAFALMAYVWIFIHGAFVLAAAWFFRVDVHTLAIASAANIGGAASAPIVAAHHRESLVPASILMAMIGYALGNYLAILTGRLGQVLG
- a CDS encoding elongation factor G — translated: MSKYTSQQIRNIVLAGHAGAGKTLLAESLLEAAGAIPSKGELSRGTTVCDFDPKEKELGHSLETSLCHFDHDNIHVNLIDTPGYPDFLGRSIAVLPAAETVAVVVNAQSGVELSTQRIMEAAAGYGMCRMVIINRIDAPDADLHGVLRQVREVFGNECLPLNLPAGGGSKVADCFFEMSEEETDFASVAAAHTEMIDQVVEVDEKLMEIYLEQGEELSLEQLHDPFEQALRSGHLVPICFTSAETGVGVKQLLNVFEKLMPNPMEGNPPHFLKGEGSEAVPVDVAPDPDKHALAHVFKVTVDPFVGKLGIFRIHQGTITPNTQLYIGDARKPFKVAHLLALQGKEHVEVSRGIPGDIRAVAKIDEIEFDSVLHDSHDEDNYHLEPAAAPPPMYGLAIEPTRRGDEQKISEALHKLAAEDPTLVIEHNAVANETVLRGMGELHLRIVMERMKERYNVEIETHPPSIPYRETIRTSAEGHHRHKKQTGGAGQFGEVFLRIEPLARDEGFEFKNKVVGGSIPSQFIPAVEKGVRQVLAEGAVAGFPLQDIRVTVYDGKHHPVDSKEVAFVAAGKKAFTGAVSKAKPVLLEPIVNIEILAPSDSMGDIAGDLSARRGRISGNTVRPSGEVAIAGQVPLAELNDYQSRLKSITGGEGSYTMNFSHYDPVPPQTQKDLQSAFQPGNDD
- a CDS encoding redoxin domain-containing protein produces the protein MSSNLLKSIFISVYAAYIFAGALTALLALQRGFDLAWSGAALAHLPMAVLFSRLLLLKNLPRSHRWLPTTTALTATGAVIAAYGFFANNSVAGVMGIVALVGYLIYLLWYSQFSRSPAGALQPGRKLPDFSAVDSTGDSFSPADLAGRPAVLLFFRGNWCPLCMAQVREIAASYRQLAERDIEVVLISSQSPEKTARLARRFDAPMRFVVDRNNAIARQLGIAWQHALPFGMQLLGYRSESVLPTAIVIDSAGRIVLADQTDNYRIRPEPATFIAALEESVG
- a CDS encoding class I SAM-dependent methyltransferase; translation: MNRTLLALCAALLMIAASHAAHHRGDTHAIQATLTRLAVGQHRSAANVARNQFRHPVETLMFFGIRPDMTVVEVSPGGGGWYTEILAPFLRESGAYYAGSYDPESEREYYRRNAVRYQEKLAAHPEHYDRVKVTVFAPPGHVDPAPAGSADLVLTFRNTHNWLRSEGAAEAAFAGFHRMLKPGGVLGVVQHRARPGTPLDAAKGYITEAKVVGLAEAAGFRLAAKSEINANPKDTADHPEGVWTLPPSLRLKDVDREKYMAIGESDRMTLRFVRE
- a CDS encoding helix-turn-helix transcriptional regulator, which translates into the protein MKNRLKVLRAERNWRQEDLARQLDVSRQSVNAIETGKYDPSLPLAFRIAEVFALPIEQIFVRDQDDESAKTVAQ
- a CDS encoding aldo/keto reductase family protein, with product MKYRRLGSSDLQVSEIALGSWLTYGAGIEADTARACVSQAFDCGINFIDTANVYAQGAAESFLGDVLKAYPRSDYVLATKLYFPMSDTDRGLSAQQIHKQIDASLQRLQTDYVDLYQCHRYDEDTPLDETMQALTEVVAAGKARYIGFSEWRPQQIQAALDIPDVTRFVSSQPQYSMLWRDPEAEVMPLCAANGISQIVWSPLAQGVLTGKYRPGSPPPQDSRAANDSMNEFIGWLTKESVLEGVQRLRPIAKELDLSMAQLALAWVLQQDNVASAIIGASRPQQVIDNAGAAGVSLGDDVLRRIDSALAG